In Nitrospirota bacterium, a single genomic region encodes these proteins:
- a CDS encoding zinc metalloprotease HtpX produces MNNLRTVFLLGTLTALLLFAGGMMGGQQGLTMALFMAGLMNFIAYFWSHKIVLAMYGAKEVSEAEAPDLHRIVNELAMRAGIPKPRVFIMPSEAPNAFATGRNPQHGVVAVTQGTLKLLSRNELEGVLAHEMGHIKNRDILIATMAATIAGAIGYLAHMAQFAAIFGGGRSDDDDRGGAGSLIFMAILIPIIAMLIQMAVSRSREYVADETGARLAGNPFGLADALQKLQAYSQRIPMGANPGTAHLFIVSPLSGRGVIQLLSTHPPIEERIARLRSMTF; encoded by the coding sequence ATGAACAATCTTCGAACCGTTTTCCTGCTCGGAACACTCACCGCGCTCCTGCTCTTCGCGGGCGGCATGATGGGTGGTCAGCAAGGACTCACCATGGCCCTCTTCATGGCGGGCCTAATGAACTTCATCGCGTACTTCTGGTCTCACAAGATCGTCCTGGCCATGTATGGGGCAAAGGAAGTGTCGGAAGCCGAAGCGCCCGATCTGCACCGAATCGTCAACGAGCTCGCGATGCGCGCGGGAATTCCGAAACCGCGCGTGTTCATCATGCCGTCCGAGGCCCCCAACGCGTTCGCCACGGGACGCAATCCTCAGCACGGCGTCGTCGCGGTCACCCAAGGCACCCTCAAGCTCCTCAGCCGGAACGAACTCGAAGGGGTTCTGGCCCATGAAATGGGACACATCAAGAACCGCGACATCCTTATTGCGACGATGGCGGCCACGATTGCGGGCGCTATCGGTTACCTCGCGCACATGGCGCAGTTCGCGGCCATCTTCGGCGGCGGGCGGAGCGACGACGACGATCGAGGCGGAGCCGGTTCACTGATCTTCATGGCCATTCTCATTCCAATCATCGCGATGCTGATTCAGATGGCCGTTTCGCGCTCGCGCGAATACGTGGCGGACGAAACGGGAGCGCGCCTGGCCGGAAATCCCTTCGGATTGGCCGATGCCCTTCAGAAATTGCAGGCCTACTCTCAGAGAATCCCGATGGGCGCGAATCCCGGCACGGCGCACCTGTTCATTGTGAGCCCCCTGAGCGGCCGGGGCGTCATCCAACTCCTCAGCACCCACCCGCCCATCGAAGAACGCATCGCCCGCCTCCGCTCGATGACGTTCTGA